One Streptomyces fagopyri DNA window includes the following coding sequences:
- a CDS encoding P-loop NTPase family protein: MTVFKKDPSLAELREFTHQTLTMLSEQNIPDTPEAHESRDRIESLAAELDARLNAPVTIGVVGEYSVGKSLLLGTLLGKPDLLPVEAGPSTGNITVLELSRGEPGRPTTADENTDVAFLTEKQLAACVGAVLDDLVRVLDERHPHLGAGVALADYNPVTDARGWAPFEAWYPRLWPAAGGPVAYEAIGAAHRDAVTELCRIRDAALSQRDLLGTSVGVSRKAVGAALVLGAAQRTPEIPPKRIVQPFDTGQLKNSDTVVAAEALRRAFPLVEKVTLRVEVSPDHWDLSGLISQDTAVRLLDFPGINAAGSFGRDTYLSRRELVSVHTILLVISAVRPESKGASTFWDMLCEDGREPQGLASAALVAANAFDLAKPPTLMDVPEGPLPLRQLLSHSAEVNGVHVYGNKFVHHREDGIVAVSSIAAIRAHQLPYTETSSETRERIHKALADLDPPGAKRWEKIADRLRRADETNPWTDRLRAYDNDGGVQRLRLLIDHHVRRHGLDQKLERARGSHRKLWRELSLLQRQVHRAAGGEQPEEYRELALRLGEFRDLLGLMLPTLYQLTTPAPRVGGADGASYAAELGGRPPRREEIADSVRDDVFDWREWQELLGRAERDRNHLVPRSEPPAQGGIKNLPRPGRTAAVAAQAPASEESADVTLTFLDRFRALVDRRTGEEHDQLRVWFDHWAAYWQDEFGRLREWMADPATDSLLNELFTRLRGSAHRADSQLNHLWTALNPVHARERVEELASVPGPTSGDQENRFPMRAPHALPWDHRMPRLEDQRSEERERHPLLVVQLRQHTADAAARLVTEHLGRTLALIEKDLVALYSKTAEYLPRENEVRAPRKPLGTEPHSGGDGAGAAEVPVEEPIDILIRAWSDD; this comes from the coding sequence GTGACCGTCTTCAAGAAGGACCCGAGCCTCGCGGAGCTGCGCGAGTTCACCCACCAGACCCTGACCATGCTCAGCGAGCAGAACATCCCCGACACACCCGAGGCCCATGAGTCCCGCGACCGGATCGAGTCGCTCGCGGCGGAACTCGACGCACGGCTGAACGCACCGGTCACCATCGGGGTGGTCGGCGAGTACTCCGTCGGCAAGTCCCTGCTCCTCGGCACCCTGTTGGGCAAGCCCGACCTGCTGCCGGTGGAGGCGGGACCCAGCACCGGCAACATCACGGTGCTGGAGCTGTCACGCGGCGAACCGGGCCGGCCGACGACCGCCGACGAGAACACGGACGTCGCCTTCCTCACCGAGAAGCAGCTCGCCGCGTGCGTGGGCGCCGTTCTCGACGACCTCGTCCGGGTGCTGGACGAACGGCACCCCCACCTCGGCGCCGGAGTCGCGCTCGCCGACTACAACCCCGTCACCGATGCGCGGGGTTGGGCGCCCTTCGAGGCGTGGTACCCCCGGCTGTGGCCCGCCGCCGGCGGCCCGGTCGCGTACGAGGCGATCGGCGCCGCGCACCGGGACGCCGTCACCGAGCTGTGCCGGATCCGCGACGCGGCCCTGAGCCAGCGTGATCTGCTCGGCACCTCCGTGGGTGTGTCGCGGAAGGCGGTCGGCGCGGCGCTGGTCCTCGGAGCCGCCCAGCGCACGCCCGAGATCCCGCCGAAGCGGATCGTGCAGCCCTTCGACACGGGGCAGTTGAAGAACTCCGACACCGTGGTGGCCGCGGAGGCGCTGCGCCGGGCGTTCCCGCTGGTCGAGAAGGTGACACTGCGGGTCGAGGTCTCGCCCGACCACTGGGACCTGTCCGGGCTGATCTCCCAGGACACCGCGGTACGGCTGCTGGACTTCCCGGGCATCAACGCCGCCGGTTCCTTCGGCCGCGACACCTACCTCAGCCGCCGCGAGCTGGTGTCCGTGCACACCATCCTGCTGGTCATCAGTGCCGTACGCCCCGAGTCGAAGGGCGCCTCGACGTTCTGGGACATGCTCTGCGAGGACGGCCGGGAACCGCAGGGGCTGGCGAGCGCGGCCCTCGTCGCGGCGAACGCCTTCGACCTCGCCAAGCCGCCCACGCTGATGGACGTACCGGAGGGTCCGTTGCCGCTGCGGCAGCTGCTGTCGCACTCGGCCGAGGTCAACGGCGTGCACGTGTACGGAAACAAGTTCGTGCACCACCGCGAGGACGGCATCGTGGCCGTCTCCTCGATCGCCGCCATCCGCGCGCACCAACTCCCGTACACCGAGACCTCCTCGGAGACCCGGGAGCGCATCCACAAGGCGCTGGCGGACCTCGACCCGCCGGGCGCGAAACGGTGGGAGAAGATCGCCGACCGGTTGCGCCGGGCCGACGAGACCAACCCCTGGACGGACCGGCTGCGCGCCTACGACAACGACGGCGGGGTCCAGCGGCTGCGCCTGCTGATCGACCATCACGTACGCCGTCACGGACTCGATCAGAAACTGGAGCGGGCGCGCGGCTCGCACCGCAAGCTGTGGCGCGAACTGAGCCTGCTGCAACGGCAGGTGCACCGGGCCGCGGGCGGCGAGCAGCCCGAGGAGTACCGCGAACTCGCCCTGCGGCTGGGTGAGTTCCGGGATCTGCTCGGCCTGATGCTGCCCACCCTGTACCAACTCACCACCCCGGCGCCGCGCGTGGGCGGGGCCGACGGCGCCTCGTACGCCGCCGAACTCGGCGGACGGCCGCCCCGCCGGGAGGAGATCGCGGACTCGGTGCGCGACGACGTCTTCGACTGGCGGGAGTGGCAGGAGCTGCTGGGCCGGGCCGAGCGGGACCGCAACCATCTCGTCCCCCGCAGTGAACCGCCCGCGCAGGGTGGCATCAAGAACCTGCCACGGCCGGGCCGGACCGCCGCCGTCGCGGCTCAGGCACCCGCCAGCGAGGAGTCGGCCGACGTCACACTGACCTTCCTCGACAGGTTCCGGGCGCTCGTCGACCGTCGCACCGGCGAGGAGCACGACCAGCTGCGCGTCTGGTTCGACCACTGGGCGGCCTACTGGCAGGACGAGTTCGGGCGGCTGCGCGAGTGGATGGCGGACCCGGCCACCGACAGCCTGCTCAACGAGCTGTTCACCCGGCTGCGCGGCAGCGCGCACCGGGCCGACAGCCAGCTGAACCACCTGTGGACGGCTCTCAACCCGGTGCACGCGCGAGAACGGGTGGAGGAACTGGCGTCCGTGCCCGGCCCGACCTCCGGTGACCAGGAGAACCGATTCCCGATGCGGGCCCCGCACGCGCTGCCCTGGGACCACCGCATGCCCCGGCTGGAGGACCAGCGCTCCGAGGAACGCGAACGGCACCCGCTGCTGGTGGTGCAGCTGCGCCAGCACACCGCGGACGCCGCGGCCCGGCTCGTCACCGAGCATCTCGGCCGCACCCTCGCCCTGATCGAGAAGGACCTGGTCGCCCTGTACTCGAAGACCGCGGAGTACCTGCCCCGCGAGAACGAGGTGCGCGCGCCGCGCAAGCCCCTGGGGACGGAGCCGCACTCCGGCGGGGACGGCGCCGGTGCCGCGGAGGTGCCGGTCGAAGAGCCCATCGACATCCTGATCCGAGCCTGGAGCGACGACTGA
- a CDS encoding coiled-coil domain-containing protein, translating to MADLAAHPRLARHSAALHDLADAVSSGRGLEVWAGGSLVTAYGGPDALGDGPAEKGDRARRLGLLPTALVFVPLLITWFGLGAAAWANQRMNDSGARFEGSFLTLWQQGFDGHLWPFLRFDMMAVWTVLALAALATTTMLRHRWEERDERERLVLSQRLSGALAQTEALAVRAAATSPRRFTEELQGAAKELHTLLGRAVDVQEGARRAVAQADGATDRTVTALTSLDSALVVLRAGASEAREATRGASTAAGQVAQGADVLTSGVAASVAALRDSVGEAGRIAAEHIAAAGVSVADRFDAVASAAELRGSAATDRATESMERIRDEARDTLEKTQTSLDESTRLLTATVRGLDRTLTTLPTALEGSAAEGADRIGMAYDMAVAALAASLRQEVREVSAELADRINQLHTVVMTQRAVQRDLGGGQEQIRDLLRAAAADFEQALRRVTGGLDEAGRAVVNGSAELSAAARQLRRAPDGSQPSADTVPHSPSPSDPGAGLDPGPRPDPEPRPDPGPRPDLNPRLDPGPRPDPGPRPDPGPRPESGPDSPSDSGHDSPPEPDHDPEPDHGPGLRPGSGSGSGTPHHRPADSTPPSVGTHPFPAAPSLSDARPRPATSVTTGPARAHGAGRTPTPTPSPMSAPAPAPAPAPEQADSLESPSTHRLRKPVRPDPGDERREGTR from the coding sequence TTGGCCGATCTGGCCGCGCATCCGAGACTCGCCCGGCACAGTGCGGCGTTACACGACCTGGCGGACGCTGTCAGCAGTGGCAGAGGGCTCGAGGTGTGGGCGGGCGGCAGTCTCGTCACCGCGTACGGAGGGCCCGACGCGCTCGGCGACGGCCCCGCCGAGAAGGGCGACCGGGCACGCCGGCTCGGTCTGCTGCCGACGGCGCTCGTCTTCGTCCCGCTGCTGATCACCTGGTTCGGACTCGGCGCCGCGGCCTGGGCCAACCAGCGCATGAACGATTCCGGCGCTCGCTTCGAGGGCTCCTTCCTGACGCTGTGGCAGCAGGGCTTCGACGGACATCTGTGGCCGTTCCTCCGCTTCGACATGATGGCGGTCTGGACGGTACTCGCGCTGGCCGCGCTGGCCACCACCACCATGCTGCGCCACCGCTGGGAGGAACGCGACGAGCGGGAACGCCTGGTGCTCTCGCAGCGACTGTCCGGGGCCCTCGCGCAGACCGAGGCCTTGGCGGTCCGCGCGGCGGCCACCTCACCACGCCGGTTCACGGAAGAACTGCAGGGCGCGGCGAAGGAGTTGCACACGCTCCTCGGCCGTGCCGTCGACGTCCAGGAGGGCGCGCGCCGCGCCGTGGCGCAGGCCGACGGCGCCACCGACCGCACCGTCACGGCCCTGACCTCGCTCGACTCGGCGCTCGTCGTCCTGCGCGCGGGAGCCTCCGAGGCACGCGAGGCCACCCGGGGCGCGTCCACGGCCGCGGGCCAGGTCGCCCAAGGGGCGGACGTGCTGACCAGCGGAGTGGCCGCGTCCGTGGCCGCGCTGCGCGACTCGGTCGGCGAGGCGGGACGGATCGCCGCCGAGCACATCGCGGCGGCCGGCGTGTCCGTCGCCGACCGCTTCGACGCGGTCGCCTCCGCCGCCGAACTGCGCGGGTCCGCCGCGACCGACCGTGCCACCGAGTCCATGGAACGGATCCGTGACGAGGCCAGGGACACCCTGGAGAAGACACAGACCTCCCTCGACGAGTCGACACGCCTGCTCACCGCCACCGTGCGGGGGCTCGACCGCACACTCACGACGCTCCCCACCGCGCTGGAGGGTTCGGCCGCCGAGGGGGCCGACCGCATCGGCATGGCGTACGACATGGCCGTCGCCGCCCTGGCCGCCTCGCTGCGTCAGGAGGTGCGCGAGGTGTCGGCCGAACTCGCCGACCGCATCAACCAGTTGCACACCGTCGTGATGACCCAGCGGGCGGTCCAGCGCGACCTCGGCGGTGGCCAGGAGCAGATCCGGGATCTGCTCCGAGCGGCCGCGGCCGACTTCGAGCAGGCGCTGCGCCGCGTCACCGGCGGTCTCGACGAGGCGGGACGCGCCGTCGTGAACGGCTCGGCCGAACTGAGCGCGGCCGCACGGCAGTTGCGCCGGGCGCCGGACGGCTCCCAGCCCTCCGCCGACACGGTCCCCCACTCCCCTTCGCCGTCCGACCCGGGAGCCGGGCTCGACCCGGGACCCAGGCCCGACCCCGAACCGAGGCCCGATCCGGGACCCAGGCCCGACCTCAATCCGAGGCTCGACCCGGGTCCGAGGCCCGACCCGGGTCCGAGGCCCGACCCGGGTCCGAGGCCCGAGTCCGGCCCCGACTCCCCCTCCGACAGCGGTCACGACTCCCCTCCCGAGCCCGATCACGATCCCGAGCCCGATCATGGACCGGGCTTGAGGCCCGGCTCCGGCTCCGGCTCCGGGACTCCCCATCACCGGCCCGCAGACTCCACGCCCCCGAGCGTCGGGACTCACCCGTTCCCCGCTGCCCCGAGCCTTTCCGACGCCCGTCCCCGGCCCGCGACTTCCGTCACGACCGGCCCCGCCCGCGCCCACGGAGCCGGACGGACGCCCACCCCCACGCCTTCGCCCATGTCCGCTCCCGCTCCCGCGCCCGCGCCCGCCCCCGAACAGGCCGACAGCCTGGAGAGCCCGTCGACACACCGGCTGCGCAAGCCCGTGCGCCCCGATCCCGGGGACGAGCGGCGGGAGGGAACGCGGTGA